In Halapricum desulfuricans, a single window of DNA contains:
- a CDS encoding SPFH domain-containing protein, producing MDKSSIPRVRKTANNATAIILAALVIAALLAVLSSGALGVSFTVDPVLIAGFLLLSIAVATVYSAVEVVEAYEKRAVTVFGEFRRLLEPGIHFIPPFVSKTYVFDMRTQTLDVPRQEAITRDNSPVTADAVVYIRVMDAKKAFLEVQQYERAVSNLAQTTLRAVLGDMELDDTLNKRQQINSKIREELDEPTDEWGIRVESVEVREVNPSTDVQQAMEQQTSAERRRRAMILEAQGERRSAIEKAEGDKRSNIIRAQGEKQSQILEAQGDAISTVLRAKSAEAMGERAVIERGMETLEEIGKGESTTFVLPQELTSLVGRYGKHLTGSDTRTDGEILEGLEFDAETREMLGLDDIEEILEATEDVDIEAMEQEAEAVKSGDIGADIQDPDEIIENADDQQR from the coding sequence ATGGACAAGTCATCCATTCCGCGCGTCCGGAAGACGGCGAACAACGCAACTGCAATCATCCTCGCGGCACTGGTCATCGCTGCGCTGCTGGCCGTGCTGTCGAGCGGGGCACTCGGGGTCAGTTTCACGGTCGATCCCGTGCTGATCGCGGGCTTTCTCCTGCTGTCGATCGCCGTCGCGACGGTGTACTCCGCCGTCGAGGTCGTCGAGGCCTACGAGAAACGCGCGGTGACCGTCTTCGGGGAGTTCCGTCGCCTGCTCGAGCCGGGGATCCACTTCATCCCGCCGTTCGTCTCCAAGACCTACGTCTTCGATATGCGTACCCAGACGCTGGACGTTCCGCGCCAGGAGGCGATTACCCGTGACAACTCGCCGGTGACCGCCGACGCCGTCGTCTACATCCGGGTCATGGACGCAAAGAAGGCGTTCTTAGAGGTCCAGCAGTACGAGCGCGCGGTGTCGAATCTGGCCCAGACGACGTTGCGAGCGGTGCTGGGTGACATGGAACTGGACGATACGCTCAACAAGCGCCAGCAGATCAACTCGAAGATCCGCGAGGAACTGGACGAGCCGACAGACGAGTGGGGGATCCGCGTCGAGAGCGTCGAGGTCCGGGAGGTCAACCCGAGTACGGACGTCCAGCAGGCGATGGAACAGCAGACCTCCGCCGAGCGTCGCCGCCGTGCGATGATCCTCGAAGCACAGGGTGAACGCCGGAGCGCGATCGAGAAAGCAGAGGGGGACAAGCGGTCGAACATCATCCGCGCGCAGGGTGAAAAGCAAAGCCAGATCCTCGAAGCACAGGGTGACGCCATCTCGACGGTCCTGCGGGCCAAATCCGCCGAGGCGATGGGCGAACGCGCCGTCATCGAACGCGGCATGGAGACCCTCGAGGAGATCGGCAAGGGCGAATCGACGACGTTCGTCCTGCCCCAGGAACTGACCTCGCTGGTCGGCCGCTACGGCAAACACCTCACCGGCTCCGACACCCGGACCGACGGCGAGATACTCGAGGGGCTCGAGTTCGACGCCGAGACCCGCGAGATGCTCGGCCTGGACGACATCGAAGAGATCCTCGAAGCGACGGAGGACGTCGACATCGAAGCGATGGAACAGGAGGCAGAGGCGGTCAAGTCCGGCGACATCGGGGCCGACATCCAGGACCCCGACGAGATCATCGAGAACGCGGACGACCAGCAGCGCTGA
- the hmgA gene encoding hydroxymethylglutaryl-CoA reductase (NADPH), which yields MPSAADLAERVREGDLRLYELEDHADADTAAAARRQLLAEEVGADLETVGDYSFPADRAEPNIENMVGAAQIPMGVAGPLPIDGSAADDDFYVPLATTEGALVASVNRGMGAIREAGGAKAEVLKYGITRAPVFSVSGVTEAAEVVEWVEDNEDLIAEVAEETDPHIAFNEVTPYVVGDNVFLRFDFDTGDAMGMNMVTIASRSVAEVVEEKTPASLVAVSGNLCTDKKPAAINAVEGRGYTVAADVFLPSEVVEDRFGTTAEAIAEVNTRKNLVGSAKAASLGFNAHVANVVGAAFLALGQDEAHVVDGSNAITSVEAREDGLYASVTFSSLPVGTVGGGTGLPTQSEALDVLGLAGGGDPVGTNGDALAEVIAAAGLAGELSLLGALAGRHLASAHEEHGR from the coding sequence ATGCCAAGCGCAGCAGACCTCGCCGAGCGCGTCAGGGAGGGCGATCTCCGGCTGTACGAACTCGAAGACCACGCCGACGCCGACACGGCAGCCGCGGCTCGCCGGCAACTGCTGGCCGAGGAAGTCGGGGCCGACCTGGAGACGGTCGGCGACTACTCGTTCCCCGCCGACCGCGCCGAGCCCAACATCGAGAACATGGTCGGCGCGGCCCAGATTCCGATGGGAGTCGCCGGGCCGCTCCCGATCGATGGATCGGCGGCCGACGACGACTTCTACGTGCCACTCGCGACGACCGAGGGGGCGCTCGTCGCTAGCGTCAACCGCGGGATGGGAGCCATCCGCGAGGCCGGCGGCGCGAAGGCCGAGGTGCTGAAGTACGGGATCACCCGCGCGCCCGTCTTCTCGGTGTCGGGCGTCACAGAGGCCGCCGAGGTCGTCGAGTGGGTCGAGGACAACGAGGACCTGATCGCCGAGGTCGCCGAGGAGACCGACCCGCACATCGCGTTCAACGAGGTGACGCCGTACGTCGTCGGCGACAACGTCTTCCTCCGGTTCGATTTCGACACCGGCGACGCCATGGGAATGAACATGGTGACCATCGCCAGCCGCTCGGTCGCCGAAGTGGTCGAAGAAAAGACTCCCGCCTCGCTGGTGGCGGTCTCGGGGAACCTCTGTACAGACAAGAAGCCCGCCGCGATCAACGCCGTCGAGGGACGCGGCTACACCGTCGCGGCCGACGTCTTCCTGCCCAGCGAGGTCGTCGAGGACCGATTCGGGACGACCGCCGAGGCCATCGCCGAAGTCAACACGCGCAAGAACCTGGTCGGCAGCGCCAAGGCCGCCAGTCTGGGGTTCAACGCTCACGTCGCCAACGTCGTCGGCGCGGCCTTCCTCGCGCTGGGCCAGGACGAGGCGCACGTCGTCGACGGGTCGAACGCGATCACGAGCGTCGAGGCCCGCGAGGACGGCCTCTACGCATCCGTGACCTTCTCCTCGTTGCCGGTCGGGACCGTCGGCGGCGGGACCGGCCTGCCGACCCAGTCGGAGGCGCTGGACGTGCTCGGCCTCGCCGGCGGTGGCGACCCCGTCGGCACGAACGGCGACGCACTCGCAGAAGTCATCGCCGCGGCCGGGCTTGCCGGCGAACTCTCGCTGCTGGGTGCGCTTGCCGGCCGCCACCTCGCCAGCGCCCACGAGGAACACGGCCGGTAG
- a CDS encoding type II toxin-antitoxin system HicB family antitoxin, protein MASSTRDSDLDHEDEIRMWREDDVWVITDVETGVTTQGETREEALEMIDEAVALHRGDAVGTPEEEREVLRDLDIDPDEVKAAREEDDELPEFLQ, encoded by the coding sequence ATGGCGAGTTCCACGCGTGACAGTGATCTCGACCACGAAGACGAGATCCGGATGTGGCGGGAGGACGACGTATGGGTCATCACAGACGTGGAAACCGGCGTCACGACGCAGGGGGAAACCCGAGAAGAGGCCCTGGAAATGATCGACGAAGCCGTCGCACTCCACCGTGGTGACGCCGTGGGGACTCCCGAAGAAGAACGTGAGGTGCTTCGGGATCTCGATATCGACCCTGACGAGGTCAAGGCCGCACGCGAAGAGGACGATGAACTTCCGGAATTTCTGCAGTAA
- a CDS encoding IS6 family transposase, which yields MPENTRLSGSIDQINLEFVEREATPRLLMKLGIQLHLAGLSLSNTVLILEVFGVERARSTVHNWVHKADLQPESGQSPDHVAVDETVIRLNDERYWLYAAVDPETNELLHTKLEPTTNKVIAHSFFAELCEKHDVDDAMFLIDGSFSLKDACQRHGLDFRYERHGNRNSVERIFREIKRRTSSFSNCFSNARAETADDWLRSFAFAWNQLI from the coding sequence ATGCCCGAAAACACACGCCTCAGCGGAAGTATCGACCAGATCAACTTAGAGTTTGTTGAACGCGAAGCGACACCGCGACTGCTGATGAAGCTCGGTATTCAGCTGCATCTTGCTGGACTATCGCTTTCGAATACAGTTTTGATTCTTGAGGTGTTTGGTGTCGAGCGGGCACGATCGACCGTTCATAATTGGGTTCACAAAGCCGATCTACAGCCAGAGTCTGGTCAATCACCGGATCACGTTGCGGTTGATGAGACCGTGATCCGACTCAATGACGAGCGGTACTGGCTGTACGCCGCTGTCGACCCCGAAACCAACGAATTGCTCCATACAAAGCTTGAACCGACAACAAACAAGGTGATCGCTCACTCTTTCTTCGCTGAACTCTGCGAGAAACACGATGTCGACGACGCTATGTTTCTCATCGATGGGTCGTTCTCGCTGAAAGACGCCTGTCAACGACACGGCCTCGATTTCAGATATGAACGCCATGGAAATCGGAATAGTGTCGAACGTATCTTTCGTGAGATAAAACGCCGTACCTCTTCGTTCTCAAACTGTTTCAGCAACGCCCGAGCAGAGACAGCCGACGACTGGCTTCGATCGTTCGCCTTCGCATGGAATCAGCTAATCTGA
- a CDS encoding ISH3 family transposase — MFKIPDPDGYLSASDVKDVAEEVITPLPLPGVEGSPLDPGDIWLVVILACVNQTSIWETCNDTNGTPCDDTVFTWLHTLDRAWLEFVANRLLGRLAMTILDPDRSRIVSIDFIDNPYHGEHYADDGELCSMAPKDGTTTCHRYCTAYVVSNEKPVTLAMTYVRSDEDEADAVERVLARVENYPFEIDLLLADSGFYNERVIRRARDIAATVVHVPKKGERMKDKLDVHKSYMTTYRMYKDSERELRFPLAVAVSYQNGDRGKHGEVVRGYVACGVTDRSAKQIERLYRKRSGIETTYRLLRQARGITTTRDPVVRFAIMLVAALLENLWLVLRWAVVARPRRGGRDLPEEFTFKTFRDWIRHELEEELRRRWKVKANGVGVRASQATAAG, encoded by the coding sequence GTGTTCAAGATCCCCGATCCAGACGGTTACCTTTCGGCATCGGACGTGAAAGACGTAGCGGAAGAAGTCATTACTCCACTCCCGTTGCCGGGTGTCGAGGGGAGCCCCCTCGACCCCGGCGACATCTGGCTCGTCGTCATCTTGGCTTGCGTCAACCAGACCTCGATTTGGGAAACCTGCAACGACACCAACGGAACGCCGTGTGACGACACTGTCTTCACATGGCTCCATACGCTCGACCGAGCGTGGCTCGAGTTCGTCGCTAACCGTCTGCTCGGACGCCTCGCCATGACGATTCTCGACCCTGACCGGTCGAGAATCGTCTCCATCGACTTCATCGATAACCCCTATCATGGCGAGCACTACGCCGACGACGGCGAACTCTGCTCGATGGCTCCCAAGGACGGGACAACTACCTGCCACCGCTATTGCACGGCCTACGTCGTCTCCAACGAGAAGCCGGTGACGCTGGCGATGACGTATGTCCGCAGTGACGAAGATGAGGCTGACGCGGTCGAGCGCGTGCTCGCCCGCGTCGAGAACTACCCCTTCGAGATCGACCTGCTGCTTGCCGACAGCGGCTTCTACAACGAGCGCGTCATCCGCCGTGCTCGCGATATCGCCGCAACGGTCGTCCACGTTCCGAAGAAGGGCGAGCGCATGAAAGACAAACTCGACGTCCACAAGTCGTACATGACGACCTATCGCATGTACAAAGACAGCGAGCGGGAACTGCGCTTCCCGCTCGCGGTCGCTGTCTCCTACCAGAACGGTGATCGTGGCAAGCACGGTGAGGTTGTCCGTGGCTACGTCGCGTGCGGCGTTACTGATCGCTCGGCCAAGCAAATCGAACGCCTCTACAGGAAACGCTCTGGCATTGAAACAACCTACCGCTTACTCCGGCAAGCACGCGGGATCACGACGACGCGTGATCCTGTCGTGCGGTTTGCCATCATGTTGGTCGCAGCATTGCTGGAGAACCTGTGGCTCGTGCTCAGGTGGGCGGTCGTCGCCCGCCCGCGCCGGGGCGGGCGCGACCTGCCCGAGGAGTTCACATTCAAGACGTTCCGTGACTGGATTCGGCACGAGCTGGAAGAAGAGTTACGACGCCGGTGGAAAGTCAAAGCGAACGGGGTTGGTGTGCGGGCGTCACAGGCAACGGCCGCGGGCTGA
- a CDS encoding MGMT family protein, producing the protein MNDAAGIYARESDVLDRYVQIGVAGDRVLALSFPESPDAESDTDHPMLDRIEAYLEGEDDDFADVTVALTVPTDRRGVLETLREVPYGEEVSVEQLVRMTPGLDPESDEDRETVRTALAENPAPLLLPDHRVRDGPSAAPGDVADHLRRIEGL; encoded by the coding sequence ATGAACGACGCTGCCGGGATCTACGCACGCGAATCGGACGTTCTCGATCGCTACGTCCAGATCGGGGTCGCGGGCGATCGCGTCCTCGCGCTCTCGTTCCCCGAATCGCCGGACGCCGAGTCGGATACTGACCACCCGATGCTCGACCGGATCGAGGCGTACCTCGAAGGAGAAGACGACGACTTCGCGGACGTGACGGTCGCGCTGACCGTCCCGACCGACCGGCGGGGAGTCCTGGAGACGCTCCGGGAGGTGCCTTACGGCGAGGAGGTCAGCGTCGAGCAGCTGGTGCGGATGACGCCGGGGCTCGATCCCGAGAGCGACGAAGACAGAGAAACCGTCAGGACGGCGCTCGCCGAGAACCCAGCGCCGCTGTTGCTCCCCGATCACCGGGTCCGTGACGGGCCGTCGGCTGCCCCGGGCGACGTCGCCGATCACCTCCGACGGATCGAGGGACTGTAG
- a CDS encoding CPBP family intramembrane glutamic endopeptidase, which yields MADPQWAAFAGLTGLVLTAFLVLAWLSARTVRDPPTIDWQFTPVGVDPGVHSRRGVRTRLSHPRLTELSTASLLANVAVTQGLFAVVVVGGAVVFSIPPRAFGLGAGETTGRTLLWGVALGVGLWAANEASSRALDVVGIEYDERLRSMLAPDSPGGWLVLLGLVLPTIAAVEELLFRAAAIGVIAAGFDLSPWPLVAVSSVAFGLGHGAQGRAGIAVTGVLGVVLAGAFVLSGSLLVVVVAHYLVNALELVVHEGLA from the coding sequence ATGGCTGACCCCCAGTGGGCCGCCTTCGCCGGGCTCACTGGCCTCGTTCTAACGGCGTTTCTCGTTCTCGCGTGGCTTTCGGCCCGAACTGTCCGCGATCCACCAACGATCGACTGGCAGTTCACACCGGTCGGCGTCGATCCGGGCGTCCACTCGCGACGCGGAGTCAGGACGCGGCTCTCCCACCCGCGACTGACCGAACTCTCGACGGCGTCGCTGCTGGCCAACGTCGCGGTCACGCAGGGGCTGTTCGCGGTCGTGGTCGTCGGTGGTGCGGTCGTCTTTTCCATTCCGCCGAGAGCGTTCGGTCTCGGCGCTGGCGAGACTACCGGACGGACACTGCTGTGGGGGGTCGCGCTCGGCGTCGGACTCTGGGCGGCCAACGAGGCCAGCTCCCGCGCGCTCGACGTGGTGGGCATCGAGTACGACGAGCGCCTCAGGTCGATGCTCGCACCCGACTCGCCCGGCGGCTGGCTCGTCCTGCTCGGACTCGTCCTCCCGACGATCGCCGCCGTCGAGGAGTTACTCTTCCGGGCGGCCGCGATCGGTGTCATCGCGGCCGGATTCGACCTCTCGCCGTGGCCGCTGGTCGCCGTCTCCTCGGTCGCCTTCGGACTGGGCCACGGCGCACAGGGTCGCGCCGGAATCGCCGTGACCGGCGTGCTCGGGGTCGTGCTCGCGGGCGCGTTCGTCCTCTCGGGGAGCCTGCTGGTGGTCGTCGTCGCGCACTACCTCGTCAACGCGCTGGAACTCGTCGTTCACGAGGGACTCGCGTGA
- the lonB gene encoding ATP-dependent protease LonB: MSEHTDTDGTPDGDGTTSADSESERAVDDETEASSPRTDEEETVESTAGEVEPAADETVADGDDTKTDLGSGVSVEGDEATVEDDADGLLGGLDIETTEEIEVPDRLVDQVIGQDHARDIVKKAAKQRRHVMMIGSPGTGKSMLAKAMSQLLPKEDLQDVLVYHNPDDGNEPKVRTVPAGKGEQIVDAHKEEARKRNQMRSFLMWIIIIAIIGYALFFARSILLGILAAGIVFLVFRYLNRGSDAMIPNLLVNNANQQVAPFEDATGAHAGALLGDVRHDPFQSGGMETPSHDRVEAGAIHKANKGVLFIDEMNTLDIRSQQKLMTAIQEGEFSITGQSERSSGAMVQTEPVPTDFIMVAAGNLDAMENMHPALRSRIKGYGYEVYMDDTIEDEPEMRRKYARFVAQEVEKDGRLPHFTEEAVEEIILEAQRRSGRKEHLTLKLRDLGGLVRVAGDIARAEDKEFTEREDVLQAKRRSRSIEQQLADNYIERRKDYELTVSDGSVVGRVNGLAVMGEDSGIVMPVMAEVTPSQGPGEVIATGKLQEIAEEAVQNVSAIIKKFSDEDISEKDIHIQFVQSYEGVEGDSASVTVATAVISALENIPIEQDVAMTGSLSVRGDVLPVGGVTHKIEAAAKSGIDRIIIPAANEQDVMIEDEYKDQIEIIPVQHLSEVLEVALAGEPEKDSLVDRLRSITGKALDRQVGPSSPSPQ, from the coding sequence ATGAGCGAACACACAGACACTGACGGCACCCCCGACGGAGACGGCACGACGTCTGCCGACAGCGAGTCGGAACGGGCCGTCGACGACGAGACCGAGGCATCGTCCCCTCGGACGGACGAGGAGGAGACAGTCGAATCGACTGCCGGCGAGGTCGAACCAGCGGCCGACGAGACGGTCGCCGACGGGGACGACACGAAGACCGATCTGGGTAGCGGCGTTTCCGTCGAGGGCGACGAGGCGACGGTCGAGGACGACGCGGACGGTCTGCTGGGTGGACTCGACATCGAGACGACCGAGGAGATCGAGGTCCCCGACCGGCTGGTCGATCAGGTGATCGGCCAGGACCACGCCCGGGACATCGTCAAGAAGGCGGCAAAGCAGCGCCGCCACGTGATGATGATCGGCTCGCCCGGGACGGGCAAGTCGATGCTGGCGAAGGCGATGAGCCAGCTGCTGCCCAAGGAAGACCTGCAGGACGTGCTGGTCTATCACAACCCCGACGACGGCAACGAGCCGAAGGTCCGCACCGTGCCGGCGGGCAAGGGCGAACAGATCGTCGACGCCCACAAGGAGGAGGCCCGCAAGCGCAACCAGATGCGGTCGTTCCTGATGTGGATCATCATCATCGCGATCATCGGGTACGCGCTGTTTTTCGCCCGGAGTATCCTGCTGGGCATTCTCGCGGCCGGGATCGTCTTCCTGGTCTTCCGCTATCTGAACCGCGGTTCGGACGCGATGATTCCGAACCTGCTGGTCAACAACGCCAACCAGCAGGTCGCACCCTTCGAGGACGCGACCGGCGCACACGCCGGGGCACTGCTGGGCGACGTCCGCCACGACCCCTTCCAGTCCGGCGGCATGGAGACGCCCAGCCACGACCGCGTCGAGGCCGGCGCGATCCACAAGGCCAACAAGGGCGTGCTGTTCATCGACGAGATGAACACGCTGGACATCCGGTCCCAGCAGAAGCTGATGACCGCGATCCAGGAGGGGGAGTTCTCGATCACGGGCCAGTCCGAGCGCTCCTCGGGTGCAATGGTCCAGACCGAGCCCGTCCCGACGGACTTCATCATGGTCGCGGCGGGGAACCTCGACGCCATGGAGAACATGCACCCCGCCCTGCGCTCCCGTATCAAGGGGTACGGGTACGAGGTGTACATGGACGACACCATCGAGGACGAGCCGGAGATGCGACGCAAGTACGCCCGGTTCGTCGCCCAGGAAGTCGAGAAGGACGGCCGCCTGCCTCACTTCACCGAGGAGGCCGTCGAGGAGATCATCCTCGAGGCCCAGCGTCGGTCCGGGCGGAAGGAGCACCTCACGCTCAAACTCCGAGACCTCGGCGGGCTGGTCCGCGTCGCCGGCGACATCGCCCGCGCGGAGGACAAGGAGTTCACCGAACGCGAGGACGTCCTGCAGGCCAAGCGACGCTCGCGCTCGATCGAACAGCAGCTTGCGGACAACTACATCGAGCGGCGCAAGGACTACGAGCTGACAGTCAGTGACGGCAGCGTGGTCGGCCGCGTCAACGGCCTGGCCGTGATGGGCGAAGACAGCGGAATCGTCATGCCGGTCATGGCCGAGGTGACGCCCAGTCAGGGCCCCGGCGAAGTGATCGCGACCGGGAAACTGCAGGAGATCGCCGAGGAGGCGGTCCAGAACGTCAGCGCGATCATCAAGAAGTTCAGCGACGAGGACATCTCCGAGAAGGACATCCACATCCAGTTCGTCCAGTCCTACGAGGGCGTCGAGGGCGACTCGGCCTCCGTCACCGTGGCGACGGCCGTTATCTCCGCGCTGGAGAACATCCCCATCGAGCAGGATGTCGCGATGACCGGCTCGCTGTCCGTGCGCGGTGACGTGCTGCCGGTCGGCGGCGTCACCCACAAGATCGAGGCCGCGGCCAAGTCCGGGATCGACCGGATCATCATCCCCGCGGCCAACGAGCAGGACGTGATGATCGAAGACGAGTACAAGGACCAGATCGAGATCATCCCCGTCCAGCACCTCTCCGAGGTGCTCGAAGTCGCGCTGGCGGGCGAACCCGAGAAGGACTCGCTGGTCGACCGCCTGCGGTCGATCACCGGCAAGGCGCTGGATCGGCAGGTCGGCCCCAGCTCGCCCAGCCCGCAGTAG
- a CDS encoding nicotinamide-nucleotide adenylyltransferase has translation MTRGFYIGRFQPYHNGHHTVIEHIADEVDELVLGIGSADVSHTVRNPFTAGERIMMLTKAVREFEREHDLVTYVVPIEDIDRNAVWAGHVESMCPDFDVVYSNNPLVIRLFEEDEIEVRQSQMFDRERLEGTDIRESMIDDDPWRDRVPDPVVDVVEEINGIQRLRTIAQDDVVDRWEADEDNEP, from the coding sequence ATGACTCGTGGGTTCTATATCGGCCGCTTTCAGCCGTACCACAACGGCCACCACACGGTGATAGAGCACATCGCCGACGAGGTAGATGAACTTGTCCTCGGGATTGGCAGCGCCGATGTCTCGCACACGGTCCGTAACCCGTTCACGGCGGGCGAGCGGATCATGATGCTCACGAAGGCCGTCCGGGAGTTCGAGCGCGAACACGACCTGGTTACATACGTCGTCCCGATCGAGGACATCGACCGCAACGCCGTCTGGGCCGGCCACGTCGAGAGCATGTGCCCGGACTTCGATGTCGTCTACTCGAACAACCCGCTGGTGATCCGGCTGTTCGAGGAGGACGAGATCGAAGTTCGACAGTCACAGATGTTCGATCGCGAACGGCTGGAGGGAACCGACATCCGCGAGAGCATGATCGACGACGACCCCTGGCGCGATCGCGTACCCGATCCCGTCGTCGACGTCGTCGAAGAGATCAACGGCATCCAGCGGCTGCGAACGATCGCACAGGACGACGTCGTCGATCGCTGGGAAGCCGACGAGGACAACGAGCCGTAG
- a CDS encoding TIGR01548 family HAD-type hydrolase, with translation MYADTLVLDVDGVLVDVAGSYRRAIVESVERVYGETIAQPAIQQFKDAGGFNNDWELTDAVALYVLAGREGFPLSIETFTDRIAASGGGLAAARSVVDDELDPAQRERALDAWDRDRLRDVFQQLYLGSELYREIEGGSPELHTRGYIHDEPVLLNPEIRDELTDRFAIGILTGRPAAEADIALERVGLDVPDAHRFTMDDWAASKPDPTALVTLADRLGGTEIAFVGDTLDDIRTAENAARVDPDRTYRGIGVLTGGLDGDAGREKFERAGASAVVESVDDLPELLESIEETPAD, from the coding sequence ATGTACGCCGACACGCTCGTTCTCGATGTCGACGGCGTCCTGGTGGACGTCGCCGGGTCCTATCGCCGTGCGATCGTCGAGAGCGTCGAACGGGTCTACGGGGAGACCATCGCCCAGCCCGCGATCCAGCAGTTCAAAGACGCCGGCGGGTTCAACAACGACTGGGAGCTGACCGACGCCGTCGCGCTGTACGTGCTGGCCGGCCGAGAGGGGTTCCCGCTGAGCATCGAGACCTTTACCGATCGCATCGCCGCCTCGGGCGGGGGACTGGCGGCGGCCCGGTCGGTCGTCGACGACGAACTCGACCCGGCACAGCGCGAGCGTGCGCTCGACGCCTGGGACCGCGACCGACTCCGGGACGTGTTCCAGCAACTGTATCTCGGATCGGAGCTCTACCGGGAGATCGAGGGCGGCTCGCCCGAACTGCACACCCGGGGATACATCCACGACGAGCCTGTCCTGCTCAATCCGGAGATCCGCGACGAACTGACCGACCGGTTCGCGATCGGGATCCTGACCGGTCGCCCCGCCGCGGAGGCCGACATCGCGCTCGAACGGGTCGGACTCGACGTGCCTGACGCCCACCGGTTCACGATGGACGACTGGGCGGCGAGCAAACCGGACCCGACCGCGTTGGTGACGCTCGCCGACCGGCTCGGCGGCACGGAAATCGCCTTCGTCGGGGACACGCTCGACGACATTCGGACGGCGGAAAACGCCGCCCGCGTGGACCCGGATCGAACGTACCGCGGGATCGGTGTGCTGACCGGCGGGCTCGACGGCGACGCCGGACGCGAGAAGTTCGAACGCGCCGGCGCGAGCGCGGTCGTCGAGTCGGTCGACGATCTGCCCGAACTGCTGGAGTCGATCGAGGAGACGCCGGCGGACTGA
- the npdG gene encoding NADPH-dependent F420 reductase: MRIAILGGTGDIGEGLALRWGYDTDHELVIGSREADRARAKADEYETELDSRGRDVTIEGAQNPDAAADADAVVAAVPAYHLTDTVEAVADRLDDAVLVSPAVGMQRDGDGFHYNPPSAGSVTALAADAAPEDVPVVGAFHNLAAGRLANLDADLGIDTLLVGDDSDAKSIVADLADGIEGLRPLDAGGLANAPEIEGITPLLINVAQHNDGLHDLGVRFG; encoded by the coding sequence ATGCGAATCGCGATACTCGGCGGGACGGGAGACATCGGCGAGGGACTGGCGCTGCGGTGGGGCTACGACACCGACCACGAACTCGTGATCGGGTCGCGCGAGGCCGACCGCGCCCGGGCCAAGGCCGACGAGTACGAGACGGAACTGGACAGTCGCGGCCGGGACGTGACCATCGAGGGGGCGCAAAACCCCGACGCCGCGGCCGACGCCGACGCGGTCGTTGCGGCGGTTCCGGCGTACCACCTCACGGATACGGTCGAAGCGGTCGCCGACAGGCTGGACGACGCGGTACTGGTCAGCCCCGCAGTCGGCATGCAACGTGACGGTGACGGGTTTCACTACAACCCGCCCAGCGCCGGTAGCGTGACCGCGCTGGCGGCCGACGCCGCCCCAGAGGACGTCCCCGTCGTCGGTGCGTTCCACAACCTCGCGGCCGGTCGTCTGGCGAACCTCGACGCCGACCTCGGGATCGACACGCTACTCGTCGGCGACGACTCCGACGCCAAGTCGATCGTCGCCGACCTGGCCGACGGGATCGAGGGATTGCGACCGCTCGATGCTGGCGGACTCGCGAACGCACCCGAGATCGAGGGGATCACGCCGCTTCTGATCAACGTCGCCCAGCACAACGACGGGCTGCACGACCTGGGCGTTCGGTTCGGCTAA
- a CDS encoding CopG family ribbon-helix-helix protein, with the protein MTVASVSMPEELLDRIDEFADEHGYTGRSEVLREAARNLMGEFEDKRLEERELLGIVTVLFDYETSNAEERMMQLRHEYDRLVVSNFHSHVGDHQCMELFILEGGLEDISTFVGKIRATQGTTTVDYSVTPVDVNVA; encoded by the coding sequence ATGACCGTCGCAAGCGTTTCGATGCCGGAGGAGTTGCTCGATCGGATCGACGAGTTCGCCGACGAACACGGCTACACGGGCCGCAGCGAGGTGCTTCGGGAGGCCGCGCGGAACCTCATGGGCGAGTTCGAGGACAAGCGACTCGAAGAGCGGGAACTGCTGGGGATCGTGACGGTGTTGTTCGATTACGAGACGTCTAACGCCGAAGAGCGGATGATGCAGTTGCGCCACGAGTACGACAGGCTCGTGGTTTCGAACTTCCACAGCCACGTCGGCGACCACCAGTGCATGGAACTGTTCATTCTCGAGGGCGGTCTGGAGGACATCTCGACGTTCGTCGGCAAGATCCGGGCGACGCAGGGGACGACGACCGTCGATTACTCCGTGACGCCAGTCGACGTCAATGTCGCATAA